Proteins found in one Hypericibacter terrae genomic segment:
- a CDS encoding DUF3592 domain-containing protein translates to MKLTVGDKSQDNPTQQDIEQAVEAARRGGDDIIALEAGEAYLEALHEGDGRFSLGFGDPTGRFDTAEPVDAATTRSILVKYNAGDASWRRECRLLPAAKSPAGRKRIGSEPPVWAIGLVAVAFFAFPLLALLPDSWKEGWLSGIGPVWLVAGPITVMLLALLAHKLLQVRRAAAWPQAAGRITRSEVAARHRQHSDRPTEVINEPAIEYEFTANGTKYTGTRVSIGEDSGGANTEATLARYPVGATVMVHYDPADPGNCVLEREVPKGVAKGCLAILAVLAVLGYGIYRFGGPALTFLEARMGEDRSRIFLIAGGAGLFLLLMFIGSRKSAKQGWNWPSVRGKIVQSGTESYREQVNHRSVVRYAPVVEYAYAVNGHDYRSRQLRPLAVQIGRSQAGAEKIASRYPEGREVEVHYDPANPGNAALEQPNAPWFLLVLALICFGGAVYVSGVLGPL, encoded by the coding sequence ATGAAACTGACCGTCGGCGACAAGAGCCAGGACAATCCGACCCAGCAGGATATCGAACAGGCCGTCGAAGCGGCGCGCCGGGGCGGCGATGACATCATCGCGCTCGAGGCCGGCGAGGCCTATCTCGAAGCCCTTCACGAAGGGGACGGGCGTTTCAGCCTCGGCTTTGGCGACCCCACCGGGCGCTTCGACACGGCGGAGCCGGTCGACGCCGCAACGACCAGGTCCATTCTCGTCAAATATAACGCCGGCGACGCGAGCTGGCGGCGCGAGTGCCGCCTCCTGCCCGCGGCGAAGTCGCCCGCTGGGCGCAAGCGGATCGGCTCCGAGCCGCCGGTCTGGGCGATCGGGCTGGTGGCGGTCGCCTTCTTCGCCTTCCCGCTGCTGGCGCTGCTGCCGGATTCCTGGAAGGAAGGATGGCTTTCCGGGATCGGCCCCGTCTGGCTGGTGGCGGGCCCGATCACGGTCATGCTGCTGGCCCTGCTGGCGCACAAGCTGCTGCAGGTGCGCCGCGCCGCCGCCTGGCCGCAAGCGGCGGGCCGGATCACGCGATCGGAGGTCGCGGCCCGGCACCGCCAGCATAGCGACCGGCCGACCGAGGTCATCAACGAGCCGGCGATCGAATATGAGTTCACCGCCAACGGCACCAAATATACCGGCACGCGCGTCAGCATCGGCGAGGACAGCGGCGGCGCCAACACCGAGGCGACGTTGGCGCGCTATCCCGTGGGCGCGACGGTGATGGTCCATTACGACCCGGCCGATCCGGGGAACTGCGTGCTCGAGCGCGAGGTGCCCAAGGGCGTGGCGAAAGGCTGCCTCGCGATCCTGGCCGTGCTGGCGGTCCTGGGCTACGGGATCTACCGGTTCGGCGGTCCCGCCCTGACCTTCCTCGAGGCGAGGATGGGCGAGGACCGGAGCCGCATCTTCCTGATCGCGGGCGGCGCGGGACTCTTCCTGCTGCTCATGTTCATCGGCTCCCGGAAGAGCGCGAAGCAGGGCTGGAACTGGCCCAGCGTGCGCGGCAAGATCGTGCAGAGCGGGACCGAGAGCTATCGCGAGCAGGTGAACCACCGGAGCGTGGTGCGCTATGCGCCGGTGGTGGAGTATGCCTATGCGGTGAACGGCCACGACTATCGCAGCCGGCAGCTCCGGCCGCTCGCGGTGCAGATAGGCCGCTCGCAGGCGGGTGCGGAGAAGATCGCCTCGCGCTATCCCGAAGGCCGCGAGGTCGAGGTGCATTACGATCCCGCCAATCCGGGCAATGCGGCGCTGGAGCAACCGAACGCGCCCTGGTTCCTGCTGGTGCTCGCGCTGATCTGCTTCGGGGGCGCGGTTTATGTGAGCGGGGTGCTGGGGCCGCTTTGA
- a CDS encoding phage adaptor protein, translating into MALASYAALKASVARRLGREGDVALESELDDYIDLAEARFQRELRLRAQEQRATATLDQAYLDLPADFLELRSIQLNADPVGSLDCVSPEIIDRSYPQGTAARPRVYAILGSALQFAPPPDQDYQVEIDYWKRFEALSDSITTNWLLANAPDVYLFATLAEAAQATGDSALWQEYEARLAAALDKLKVFDRRASYSGATLRVRPRPQNVR; encoded by the coding sequence ATGGCGCTGGCGAGTTATGCCGCCCTCAAGGCCTCGGTCGCGCGCCGGCTGGGCCGCGAGGGCGACGTCGCGCTCGAGAGCGAGCTCGACGACTATATCGACCTGGCGGAGGCGCGGTTCCAGCGCGAGCTGCGGCTGCGGGCCCAGGAGCAGCGGGCGACCGCCACGCTCGACCAGGCCTATCTGGACCTGCCCGCGGATTTCCTCGAGCTCCGCAGCATCCAGCTCAATGCAGATCCGGTGGGTTCGCTCGACTGCGTGAGCCCGGAGATCATCGACCGGTCCTACCCGCAAGGCACGGCGGCGCGGCCGAGGGTCTATGCGATCCTGGGCAGCGCATTGCAGTTCGCGCCGCCGCCGGACCAGGATTATCAGGTCGAGATCGATTACTGGAAGCGGTTCGAGGCGCTGTCCGACAGCATCACGACCAACTGGCTCCTGGCGAACGCGCCCGACGTCTATCTGTTCGCGACCCTGGCGGAAGCGGCGCAGGCCACGGGCGACAGCGCGCTGTGGCAGGAATATGAGGCGCGCCTCGCCGCCGCCCTCGACAAGCTCAAGGTGTTCGACCGGCGGGCGTCCTACAGCGGCGCCACATTGCGGGTGCGGCCGCGGCCGCAAAATGTCAGATGA
- a CDS encoding glycosyltransferase, with protein sequence MLTAYNQARFIEASVRSALAQTYPALTIIISDDCSTDDTLAVIEGVVAGYSGPHRVIVRRNGANTAIGHVRDLLPFVETEFVVLGHGDDIFEPKRVEMQIKRMIDDDLAATACNATIIDRNGNGQRLRLDPGNLPKPSIEELSVIGRNQAQLGAVLAWRMELFRDFPEPTPPTRRIDQIVSFRALLKRGLGIMPEPLVRWRHHEENRSPEIQKRNAKDAATQMQIDERKAWARIGHAHFMLNDLAWWVSQFPDDRKAEIAKAHRALTRRLLKESEAWAKLRYQMARAKVTEH encoded by the coding sequence TCCGAAGCGCTCTCGCCCAAACCTATCCGGCGCTGACGATCATCATTTCCGACGACTGCTCGACCGATGACACTCTCGCCGTCATCGAAGGTGTGGTAGCGGGGTATTCGGGCCCGCATCGGGTGATTGTCCGGCGGAATGGCGCCAACACTGCCATCGGTCATGTCCGTGATCTGTTGCCGTTCGTCGAGACCGAATTCGTCGTCCTCGGTCACGGCGACGATATATTCGAGCCGAAACGCGTCGAGATGCAGATCAAGCGAATGATCGACGATGACCTCGCCGCGACAGCCTGCAACGCCACCATCATCGACCGAAACGGCAACGGTCAGCGCCTGCGACTGGACCCGGGCAATTTGCCGAAGCCCTCCATCGAGGAATTAAGCGTCATCGGTCGCAACCAAGCGCAGCTCGGCGCCGTGCTGGCTTGGCGCATGGAGCTATTCCGGGACTTCCCGGAACCGACACCACCCACTCGCCGGATTGATCAGATCGTATCGTTCCGCGCTCTACTGAAGCGCGGGCTCGGCATAATGCCGGAGCCGCTTGTCCGCTGGCGCCATCACGAAGAAAACCGAAGCCCCGAGATCCAGAAGCGTAATGCCAAGGATGCGGCGACCCAAATGCAGATCGACGAGCGGAAAGCCTGGGCTCGTATCGGCCACGCCCACTTCATGCTTAACGATCTGGCATGGTGGGTGAGCCAATTCCCAGATGATCGGAAGGCCGAAATTGCCAAGGCACATCGGGCCCTAACCCGGCGCCTCCTTAAGGAGTCCGAGGCTTGGGCTAAACTCCGGTATCAGATGGCCAGGGCGAAAGTGACCGAACACTAA